The Candidatus Omnitrophota bacterium genome includes a region encoding these proteins:
- a CDS encoding hydroxylase — MSNDAKITLVEGEETTTVDVYSEEGLELVSKLWVKLYAQYKLTHDVKWMGIPIIQFPEDIMMMQELIWKERPDIIVECGIAHGGSLVFYASLFELIGKGRVIGVDVEIRKHNRAALDKHPMKHRIEMIEESSVSERAIIEVKKYIKDTDKVMVVLDSNHSKEHVLKELAMYSGMVTPGSYIVTMDGAREWAWNIPDGKPEWKEDNPLKAIEEFTGKNKQFVIDPRYNRLRITSSPKGFLKKLTLKEIKEK; from the coding sequence ATGAGTAATGACGCAAAAATAACACTGGTTGAAGGGGAAGAGACAACGACCGTTGATGTGTACTCTGAGGAAGGGCTTGAGCTTGTCAGTAAACTATGGGTAAAACTCTATGCGCAGTACAAGCTTACTCATGACGTTAAATGGATGGGCATACCTATAATCCAGTTTCCCGAAGACATAATGATGATGCAAGAGCTTATCTGGAAGGAACGCCCCGATATTATTGTTGAATGTGGCATTGCGCATGGCGGTTCTCTGGTTTTTTATGCCTCGCTGTTCGAACTGATAGGAAAAGGGAGAGTTATAGGTGTCGATGTCGAAATACGCAAACACAACCGGGCGGCTCTTGATAAACACCCTATGAAACACAGGATAGAGATGATTGAAGAGAGTTCTGTTTCGGAGAGGGCTATTATTGAGGTCAAGAAATATATAAAGGATACTGATAAAGTTATGGTTGTGCTTGATTCAAACCACTCTAAAGAACATGTTCTGAAGGAGCTTGCCATGTATAGTGGAATGGTGACTCCCGGAAGTTATATAGTGACGATGGACGGCGCTCGGGAATGGGCATGGAACATTCCTGATGGAAAACCGGAGTGGAAAGAGGACAACCCGCTTAAGGCAATTGAGGAGTTCACCGGAAAAAACAAGCAGTTTGTGATCGATCCGCGGTATAACAGACTAAGAATAACTTCCAGCCCCAAGGGTTTCCTGAAAAAACTCACGCTGAAAGAAATTAAGGAAAAATAA